In Nitrospirota bacterium, a genomic segment contains:
- a CDS encoding MFS transporter: MQGDPIQQETSVSTASSPHPLRGLLIAQFFGAFNDNAWKLMVALLAIRQATAHMAPGPELEAVTQAQTTLAFVVFTLPLVLLSLIGGTLADRLSKRTVIISMKILEVVLMGAGTVALWLNTAGGMLPLIVLCGMGVHSALFSPSKYGILPELIPHERLAAANGLLEVWTFAAILTGTAAGGFLLQSAGDQTWIAPLALAVLSIAGLVAAFGVPHVSPARTSGGVGSTVRGAWSAIRSEPLLRFAIAGGIFFWMIASLFAQNVLVYAKAVLQLSDAMSGLPLTLLSVGIGVGAMLVGRLSQNRIEYGLIPLGAVGVFIALSLISAITPPLIGTFLLMGLLGVSSAFIFVPLNAILQWRSPPDRCGAVISFFNTCVFIGILLGSLAGGSLANIGLSTSSIFLATAGITIGGTLWALWILPDAFLRLLLVILTNTLYRIRIVGQQHVPQSGGALLVPNHMSFVDGFLLMASVDRPIRFVVDAAYATHPLFKWVMTIMKVIPITSAGDTRMILRALRSAGQALDDGEIVCIFPEGQITRTGTLLPFRRGFERIVKGRQVPIIPVHLDRLWGSIFSFEGGRFFTKWPDRIPYPLTVSFGAPLPADTPAHKLRDAVCALGEAAWLLRKSHRRPLHREFIHAMRRHPFHFAMADQNRPHVSSLQALVGSVVLARVLRPHWENQRHVGILLPPTVAGALVNVAAPLCGKASVNLNYTVGKSGLEAAVQIAGLRTIVTSRLFVEKAKLELPEGPSIIWLEDIARTIGTGQKLLASLFALCAPARLIELACGQDTPLTMDDLATIIFSSGSTGEPKGVMLSHFNIDANAQGANQTLHLYRNERVLGILPFFHSFGYLVFWLAMYKNVGMVFHPSPLDVAAIGELVRRYRVTFLVTTPTFLQLYLRRCTPEQFSSLRVVLTGAEKLQPRLAQAFEDRFGVGPIEGYGVTECAPVIAVNCPDFRAAGYFQPASRRGTVGQPLPGVSVQIVDPDSFTPLPPDTPGMLLVRGPNVMKGYLGREDLTTNVMRDGWYMTGDIAKLDEDGFLTITDRLSRFSKIGGEMVPHGRVEEALHQAAASELQVFAVTGLPDEKKGERLAVLHTLDENRIPDILDQLAVNGLPNLFIPSRANFVKVEALPVLGTGKMDLRGLKRIAMERLRSREA, encoded by the coding sequence ATGCAGGGGGACCCTATTCAGCAGGAGACATCCGTCAGCACCGCCTCGTCACCCCACCCGCTCCGCGGACTCTTGATCGCCCAGTTCTTCGGCGCGTTCAACGACAACGCCTGGAAGCTCATGGTGGCCTTGCTGGCCATCCGGCAAGCAACCGCGCACATGGCGCCGGGCCCTGAGCTGGAAGCGGTAACCCAGGCGCAAACCACTCTTGCCTTCGTCGTCTTTACCTTGCCGCTAGTCTTACTGTCGTTGATCGGCGGCACCTTGGCCGATCGATTGAGCAAACGCACAGTCATCATCTCGATGAAAATCCTCGAGGTAGTCCTCATGGGCGCCGGTACGGTTGCGCTTTGGCTGAATACCGCCGGCGGCATGCTGCCGTTGATCGTCTTATGCGGGATGGGTGTGCACAGCGCGCTGTTCAGTCCGTCGAAGTACGGCATTCTCCCCGAGTTGATCCCGCATGAACGTCTGGCCGCCGCGAATGGCCTGCTGGAAGTGTGGACATTCGCCGCTATTCTGACCGGCACAGCAGCCGGAGGATTTCTCTTGCAGAGCGCCGGAGACCAGACCTGGATAGCACCCCTCGCCTTGGCCGTCCTGTCGATAGCAGGCCTGGTTGCAGCCTTTGGCGTCCCCCACGTCTCGCCCGCCCGTACATCCGGCGGTGTCGGTTCGACGGTCCGCGGCGCCTGGTCCGCCATTCGCTCAGAGCCTCTGCTCCGATTTGCCATCGCAGGAGGAATCTTCTTCTGGATGATCGCAAGCCTCTTTGCCCAGAACGTGCTGGTCTATGCCAAAGCCGTCCTGCAGCTCTCGGATGCGATGTCGGGGCTCCCGCTCACATTGTTGTCCGTCGGCATCGGCGTGGGGGCCATGCTGGTCGGTCGGCTGTCTCAAAACAGAATCGAGTACGGACTGATTCCATTGGGGGCCGTCGGTGTGTTCATCGCCCTGTCCTTGATCAGCGCGATAACACCACCATTGATCGGAACGTTTCTGTTGATGGGACTTCTCGGCGTCTCCAGCGCCTTCATCTTCGTGCCGCTGAATGCCATTCTTCAATGGCGATCCCCGCCCGATCGGTGCGGCGCCGTCATCTCGTTCTTCAATACCTGTGTCTTCATCGGAATTCTCTTGGGCTCGCTTGCCGGAGGCTCGCTCGCCAATATCGGTCTCTCGACGAGCAGCATTTTTCTCGCCACTGCGGGAATCACCATCGGAGGCACCCTGTGGGCCCTCTGGATCTTGCCCGATGCGTTCCTCCGTCTGCTGCTCGTCATCTTGACGAACACGCTCTATCGCATCCGCATTGTCGGCCAGCAGCACGTTCCCCAGTCCGGGGGAGCACTGCTCGTCCCAAACCATATGTCGTTCGTCGATGGCTTCTTACTTATGGCCAGCGTCGATCGGCCCATTCGGTTCGTGGTGGATGCCGCTTATGCGACACACCCCCTGTTCAAATGGGTGATGACCATCATGAAAGTCATCCCGATTACTTCCGCAGGCGACACCCGCATGATCCTCCGGGCGCTACGCAGCGCAGGGCAGGCTCTCGATGACGGTGAGATCGTCTGCATCTTCCCCGAAGGACAGATCACCCGTACCGGCACGTTGTTGCCGTTCCGTCGTGGCTTCGAACGGATTGTAAAGGGGCGGCAGGTACCGATCATCCCCGTGCACTTGGATCGTCTGTGGGGCAGCATCTTCAGTTTCGAGGGCGGGCGTTTTTTTACGAAATGGCCCGATCGCATTCCCTATCCATTGACGGTTTCCTTCGGCGCGCCGCTGCCAGCGGATACGCCGGCACACAAGCTCCGCGACGCGGTCTGCGCACTCGGAGAGGCGGCCTGGCTCCTTCGAAAATCCCATCGCCGCCCCCTGCACCGGGAGTTCATCCATGCCATGAGGCGGCATCCCTTCCACTTCGCGATGGCCGACCAGAACCGCCCCCATGTGTCGTCGCTCCAAGCCCTTGTTGGTTCCGTCGTACTTGCAAGAGTGCTTCGGCCTCATTGGGAAAACCAGCGTCATGTCGGCATCCTGCTTCCGCCGACCGTCGCCGGCGCATTAGTCAACGTGGCTGCGCCTCTCTGCGGAAAAGCCAGCGTGAATCTCAACTACACAGTCGGTAAGTCCGGCCTCGAAGCAGCCGTGCAGATAGCCGGCCTTCGCACGATCGTCACCAGCCGCCTCTTTGTCGAAAAAGCCAAGTTAGAGTTGCCGGAAGGACCGTCGATTATTTGGCTGGAGGACATTGCCCGTACCATCGGCACAGGACAGAAACTCCTCGCAAGCCTCTTCGCCCTCTGCGCCCCTGCGCGACTGATCGAACTGGCGTGTGGACAGGACACCCCACTGACAATGGACGACCTGGCCACCATTATCTTCAGCAGCGGCAGTACGGGTGAACCAAAGGGCGTGATGCTCTCTCACTTCAACATCGACGCCAATGCGCAGGGGGCCAACCAGACCCTCCATCTCTACAGAAACGAGCGAGTGCTTGGTATCCTTCCATTTTTCCACTCATTCGGTTATCTCGTCTTCTGGTTGGCCATGTACAAGAACGTGGGCATGGTCTTTCATCCCTCTCCCCTCGACGTCGCCGCCATCGGAGAACTTGTCCGCCGCTACCGCGTCACGTTCCTCGTGACAACACCGACGTTTCTTCAACTCTATTTGCGGCGCTGTACCCCGGAACAATTCAGCTCGCTGCGGGTGGTCCTTACCGGCGCTGAGAAGCTGCAGCCGAGGCTCGCGCAGGCCTTTGAAGATCGGTTCGGCGTCGGACCGATTGAGGGTTATGGTGTCACAGAATGTGCTCCCGTCATCGCCGTTAATTGTCCGGACTTCCGTGCCGCCGGTTACTTCCAGCCTGCCTCGCGGAGGGGGACTGTCGGTCAACCCCTGCCCGGTGTTTCTGTACAAATCGTCGACCCGGACAGTTTCACCCCATTGCCGCCCGACACACCTGGGATGTTACTGGTCAGAGGTCCCAACGTGATGAAGGGATACCTGGGCCGTGAGGATCTGACGACCAACGTCATGCGCGACGGTTGGTATATGACAGGCGATATCGCGAAGTTGGATGAAGACGGGTTCCTGACGATCACCGACCGGCTCTCGCGCTTCTCGAAGATCGGCGGTGAAATGGTCCCACACGGTCGCGTGGAAGAGGCATTGCATCAGGCTGCCGCTAGCGAGCTACAAGTCTTCGCCGTCACCGGCCTTCCGGACGAGAAGAAAGGCGAGCGCCTGGCGGTATTACATACGCTGGATGAAAACCGTATCCCTGACATCCTTGATCAACTCGCCGTTAATGGACTCCCCAACCTCTTCATTCCGTCCCGCGCCAACTTCGTCAAGGTCGAGGCCTTACCGGTACTGGGAACCGGCAAGATGGACCTGCGTGGCCTTAAACGAATTGCGATGGAGCGACTGCGTTCGCGTGAAGCGTGA
- a CDS encoding amidohydrolase family protein: protein MKREAYLVKRDAMNGQMDSEPSRFTNDASRATAEKTLIDCHVHLAALPDGDNGCYISPKMLKNPLFRFLLWKHQLAPDKPREANQKYLDDLLGELRASRHVQKAVLLGMDGVYDQNGELNQVHTDFLISNDYVLKTARAYPDEFLAGVSINPQRRDAVEEVHRCADAGATLVKVLPNAQQFNPADRRYKMFYRALAERKLPFLSHVGYEFSLIGKDQSVGDPDRLKLALEEGTTVIAAHACSYGLMLYEKFIPTFHEFAKRYPNFYADISALTLPNRMRMLLHLRRYPEIHERLLFGTDYPLSVFHLAAWGRVALSTLRDILQTKNRFDRQVSICRELGLSFRSLDDIMVRPKL, encoded by the coding sequence GTGAAGCGTGAAGCGTATCTCGTGAAGCGCGACGCGATGAATGGACAAATGGATTCTGAGCCATCACGCTTCACGAATGACGCTTCACGAGCTACGGCTGAGAAAACCCTGATCGACTGCCATGTCCACCTTGCTGCACTGCCTGATGGCGACAATGGCTGCTACATCTCACCGAAGATGCTCAAGAATCCGCTGTTTCGTTTCTTGCTGTGGAAACACCAGCTCGCTCCGGACAAGCCGCGCGAGGCCAACCAGAAATACCTCGATGACCTGCTCGGAGAACTCCGGGCTTCTCGCCATGTCCAGAAAGCCGTACTGCTCGGTATGGATGGCGTCTACGACCAGAACGGGGAACTCAATCAGGTACACACCGATTTCCTGATCAGCAATGACTACGTGCTGAAAACCGCAAGGGCCTACCCCGATGAATTCCTTGCTGGTGTCTCGATCAATCCGCAGCGACGGGACGCGGTCGAGGAAGTCCATCGTTGCGCCGATGCCGGAGCCACCTTGGTGAAGGTCCTCCCAAACGCGCAACAGTTCAACCCAGCCGATAGACGCTACAAAATGTTCTACCGAGCGCTCGCCGAACGGAAACTGCCGTTCCTGAGTCACGTCGGCTACGAGTTCAGCCTGATTGGAAAAGATCAGTCCGTCGGCGATCCAGATCGGCTCAAGCTGGCGCTCGAGGAAGGCACCACTGTCATTGCCGCGCATGCCTGCAGCTACGGCCTGATGCTCTATGAAAAATTCATCCCAACATTTCACGAGTTCGCCAAGCGCTACCCCAACTTCTACGCCGATATTTCCGCACTGACGCTGCCCAATCGTATGCGCATGCTGCTCCACCTCCGCCGCTATCCGGAAATTCATGAGCGCCTCCTCTTCGGTACCGACTATCCCTTGTCTGTCTTTCACCTGGCTGCCTGGGGTCGCGTCGCGCTCAGCACACTCCGCGACATCCTTCAAACCAAGAATCGTTTTGACAGGCAAGTGTCGATTTGTCGAGAGTTGGGACTCAGCTTTCGATCGTTGGACGACATTATGGTCCGGCCCAAGCTTTAA
- a CDS encoding sigma-70 family RNA polymerase sigma factor: MDRDQTLASLRERILAFATLRVSKTQAEDLAQEVLVVLYEKYGRVTEMSELVPLAFQVLRFKMLDAHRKSLRRGEYNQESVENLPLADPGDDPATQLDQKQRVDRLLAAMAQLGERCRELFKWKLEGNSFPEIQKLMGQTSINTIYTWDLRCRKQLLSLMGGSWE, from the coding sequence ATGGACAGAGACCAGACACTCGCAAGCCTCAGAGAAAGGATTCTCGCCTTTGCGACATTACGTGTATCGAAGACACAAGCCGAAGATCTGGCTCAAGAGGTGCTGGTGGTCCTCTATGAGAAGTATGGGCGCGTGACAGAGATGAGCGAGCTAGTTCCCCTGGCCTTCCAAGTCCTGCGGTTCAAGATGCTGGACGCCCATCGCAAGTCGCTCAGACGGGGCGAGTATAACCAGGAGTCGGTTGAGAATCTCCCGCTCGCCGATCCCGGCGATGACCCAGCAACGCAACTCGACCAAAAACAGCGAGTAGACCGGTTGCTGGCCGCCATGGCTCAGCTCGGCGAACGTTGCCGCGAGCTGTTCAAGTGGAAGTTGGAAGGGAACAGCTTTCCGGAAATCCAGAAGCTGATGGGGCAAACTTCGATCAATACGATCTACACGTGGGACCTGCGCTGTCGGAAACAGTTACTCAGCCTCATGGGTGGTTCATGGGAATGA
- a CDS encoding DUF3015 family protein, with protein MKQVAVWAIVPLLMLVGSGCTLKSTVKQTTDTTSNVTGTTSGRTWFNEDGMLNPEHKLTAFATFNQENVEQDLARGQGEYVTSLGTLMGLPNDRQPAFRAKAQGAFLTLMTSDQQARLQQLRMLAH; from the coding sequence ATGAAACAGGTCGCTGTTTGGGCCATCGTGCCGCTGCTCATGCTGGTCGGGTCAGGCTGCACGCTCAAAAGCACGGTCAAACAGACCACGGATACTACCTCCAACGTCACTGGCACGACCTCCGGTCGCACCTGGTTCAATGAAGACGGCATGTTGAATCCAGAACATAAACTCACTGCCTTTGCCACTTTCAATCAGGAGAATGTGGAACAAGACCTGGCGCGTGGACAGGGGGAATATGTGACATCGCTCGGTACCCTCATGGGACTGCCGAATGACCGGCAACCAGCCTTTCGCGCGAAAGCGCAGGGAGCATTCCTGACTCTCATGACGTCCGATCAACAAGCTCGACTTCAACAGTTGAGAATGCTGGCTCACTAG
- a CDS encoding NnrS family protein: MSLEQPSFQEPAFLSYGFRPFFLCTALFAGLVIPIWALILTGTGEVKFLYAARDWHAHEMLFGFLPAAITGFLLTAIPNWTEQPPLRGVPLLLLVVLWLSGRLAITIPWPAPLIAAVIDATFLVVLAAFVWREISAGKAWDRTPIGVIISLYAGANILFHLLALRGAETDLPERMPLALMMMLLALIGGRIIPTFTNDHLARQGLPEQAASFSRFDGLSLVLQAIGAIAWTAQPQAMETAWILVAAGLLHAIRLSRWRAWTAWREPLVLILHLGYGWLALSLVLLGGSILGWGLQPADAVHALTTGAMGAMTLAVMTRASLGHTGRPLHAGPMTAVIYVLVNLGALLRVFGPAIGLPTNLMLGMAATAWGGAYLLFAALYGPLLIRPSIDE; encoded by the coding sequence ATGTCGTTAGAACAACCCAGCTTTCAGGAGCCTGCGTTCCTGTCGTACGGATTTCGCCCGTTCTTTCTCTGCACGGCACTGTTCGCCGGCCTAGTAATCCCCATCTGGGCACTCATTCTGACGGGAACAGGCGAGGTCAAATTCCTCTATGCCGCACGCGATTGGCATGCGCATGAGATGCTGTTCGGTTTTCTACCAGCTGCGATCACTGGCTTCCTTCTGACGGCTATTCCGAATTGGACCGAACAGCCTCCATTGCGAGGAGTACCCCTGTTATTGTTGGTGGTTCTGTGGTTGTCAGGACGCCTGGCGATCACCATACCCTGGCCTGCCCCTCTCATCGCCGCCGTCATAGATGCCACATTTCTGGTCGTACTCGCGGCCTTTGTCTGGCGAGAAATTTCAGCCGGGAAAGCCTGGGATCGTACGCCGATCGGTGTCATCATCAGTCTCTATGCAGGCGCAAACATTCTATTTCACCTGCTGGCCCTACGCGGCGCAGAGACGGATCTTCCCGAACGGATGCCGCTTGCACTGATGATGATGTTGCTGGCGCTCATCGGCGGGCGCATCATCCCTACCTTCACCAACGACCACCTGGCCCGGCAGGGTCTACCGGAACAGGCTGCATCCTTTTCCCGTTTCGATGGCCTGTCGCTGGTGCTTCAGGCCATAGGCGCTATTGCCTGGACCGCTCAGCCACAGGCCATGGAAACCGCCTGGATATTGGTGGCAGCAGGTCTTCTCCACGCAATTCGTCTCTCGCGCTGGCGCGCCTGGACAGCGTGGCGTGAGCCTCTCGTGCTGATCCTGCACCTGGGTTATGGATGGCTCGCACTGTCGCTCGTGCTATTGGGGGGATCGATTCTCGGGTGGGGGTTGCAGCCCGCCGATGCCGTTCACGCCCTCACGACCGGCGCAATGGGAGCGATGACCTTAGCAGTTATGACTCGCGCCAGTTTAGGCCACACAGGACGTCCTCTGCACGCTGGCCCTATGACAGCCGTGATATACGTCCTGGTCAACCTGGGTGCCCTTCTTCGAGTGTTTGGGCCGGCCATAGGACTCCCGACGAATCTCATGCTTGGCATGGCGGCAACAGCTTGGGGCGGTGCCTATCTTCTGTTTGCCGCCCTATACGGCCCACTCCTTATTCGCCCCAGCATCGATGAATGA
- a CDS encoding anti-sigma factor has protein sequence MSEHDLEKLLGGFAADTLTPEEKQTLYRAALQDQQLFNALADEQALKELLSNPDVRRRLLASLEQQRVSAAGSSLSWLDWLRRPAGLAFAGGLTAAAIAVVLGVRIYQDSLQQAAQSVETEVAKPAAPLLPAPPVSQPPSPQHAEPEIKTKEAAGPSKDMGKKDGLLDRTTKREQLVPPAQQEQRVSDGPHDRIAQQTGQEGLDKKANAPVSVLSKSAEEVTSTAGQKLAARSTQPATMAESLRMEAPAISARALFYTAQAVRRNTGRMAQESERAMKPLAESAQQANRLERKPEGLSRPLGLRYGFVVREADGQEREVDIVTTSKVIEPIFLTLEANQDAYLQIWRTVGSSTMQLEWPEKETGETSLKLPVGQRQYIALPTEIGSYTLMVRLSRVPFGPTTRQEASSFDRPSPTQLQEAITLSNQTGSQERATYVVNQNPSTGAHVTVEITFSR, from the coding sequence ATGTCTGAACACGACCTAGAAAAACTGCTAGGTGGGTTCGCAGCCGATACGCTGACACCGGAAGAGAAGCAGACGCTCTATCGCGCCGCACTGCAAGACCAACAGCTGTTCAATGCGCTGGCCGATGAGCAGGCCTTGAAAGAGTTGCTCTCGAATCCGGACGTACGTCGCAGGCTCCTCGCGTCATTAGAGCAGCAGAGGGTTTCAGCCGCTGGTAGTTCACTTTCATGGCTGGATTGGCTGCGGCGTCCAGCAGGCCTCGCCTTCGCCGGCGGCCTCACGGCGGCTGCCATCGCAGTGGTGTTGGGAGTCAGAATTTATCAGGACAGTCTTCAGCAAGCCGCGCAATCGGTCGAAACCGAAGTAGCCAAGCCGGCGGCCCCCCTACTTCCAGCGCCTCCAGTCTCTCAACCTCCATCACCTCAACATGCTGAACCGGAGATAAAAACCAAGGAGGCAGCGGGACCATCAAAGGACATGGGAAAGAAGGACGGACTGCTCGATAGGACGACCAAGCGAGAACAGCTTGTACCTCCGGCACAGCAAGAACAGAGGGTGTCAGATGGCCCCCACGACCGTATCGCACAGCAGACCGGGCAAGAGGGACTCGATAAGAAAGCCAACGCGCCCGTGTCTGTGCTCAGCAAGTCCGCAGAGGAAGTGACCTCGACGGCAGGTCAAAAACTCGCAGCACGTTCTACCCAACCAGCAACGATGGCAGAGTCTCTACGGATGGAGGCGCCGGCAATCAGTGCCCGTGCGCTGTTCTATACAGCACAGGCGGTACGGCGGAATACGGGCAGGATGGCTCAAGAAAGTGAACGAGCCATGAAACCCCTGGCCGAGTCGGCACAGCAAGCGAACCGACTTGAACGAAAACCGGAAGGCCTTTCCAGGCCTCTAGGGCTCCGCTACGGTTTTGTTGTTCGTGAAGCAGATGGGCAGGAGCGAGAGGTGGACATCGTCACCACGTCAAAAGTGATAGAGCCGATATTCCTCACCCTGGAGGCCAACCAAGACGCCTATCTGCAAATCTGGAGGACGGTCGGTTCCTCAACGATGCAATTGGAATGGCCCGAGAAAGAAACCGGCGAGACCTCTCTGAAGTTACCTGTCGGTCAACGACAATACATTGCGCTACCTACAGAGATTGGATCCTACACCCTCATGGTCCGTCTTTCTCGAGTCCCGTTCGGCCCCACCACGAGGCAAGAAGCCTCCTCGTTCGATCGGCCCTCTCCCACTCAACTCCAAGAGGCAATCACCTTAAGTAACCAAACCGGCTCACAGGAACGCGCCACCTACGTCGTCAATCAGAATCCATCCACAGGCGCTCACGTCACGGTCGAAATCACCTTCAGCCGATAG
- a CDS encoding SEL1-like repeat protein, whose amino-acid sequence METYYDILEIEESATPEEIKQAYRLLLEVWHPDRFHHKPKLLAKAEKKSGEINKAFETLGTPELKQQYDAWLQANRNWGVQSGGAVTCPSCETSFFSNPERHEKREFHANRRRAKKDSQSPAGAIFDGNEFFTPVRMGILAIALLFAGIIVFTFTKSSKVIVSYKPAQPVEAATLPQNEPFPSEVEEQIRQAAIVQDGPSSRPVQPHVKEAVPSSLPKAETQQERSGRLETMQRLMAQAPGHSPASSEDNISSVDLEQLKMRGAQGNASAQNQLGQLYDQGRRGVPQDYAIALGWYEKAAAQGNGWAQNRLGQMSSDGRGMPQDYQKARQWWEKAAGQGIAQAQYNLGQLYANGRGVPQDYTTARSWYEKAAGQGNSWAQAQLGQLYANGLGVPQDQRMARVWYEKAAAKGNVWAQAQLILF is encoded by the coding sequence ATGGAGACCTATTACGACATTCTGGAAATTGAGGAGTCAGCGACTCCTGAAGAGATCAAGCAGGCCTATCGACTTCTGTTGGAAGTGTGGCATCCGGACCGCTTTCACCATAAGCCCAAGCTTCTCGCAAAGGCGGAGAAAAAAAGCGGGGAAATCAACAAGGCCTTCGAGACGCTCGGCACCCCTGAATTGAAACAACAGTATGATGCATGGCTGCAGGCCAACCGTAACTGGGGCGTGCAGTCTGGCGGGGCTGTGACCTGCCCGTCCTGCGAGACATCCTTTTTTTCCAATCCCGAGCGACATGAGAAACGGGAATTCCATGCGAATCGACGTCGAGCGAAAAAAGATTCCCAGAGCCCTGCCGGTGCGATATTTGACGGAAATGAGTTCTTCACTCCCGTTCGGATGGGCATATTGGCAATAGCCCTGCTATTTGCCGGGATCATCGTATTCACCTTTACGAAATCCTCCAAGGTGATTGTCTCGTACAAACCGGCTCAACCGGTTGAAGCTGCGACATTGCCGCAGAATGAACCGTTCCCATCCGAGGTAGAAGAACAAATTCGCCAGGCTGCAATCGTGCAGGATGGTCCTTCCAGCAGACCTGTCCAGCCGCATGTAAAAGAGGCAGTGCCCAGTTCTCTGCCCAAGGCAGAGACTCAACAGGAGCGCTCAGGCCGTCTTGAAACTATGCAACGACTGATGGCCCAGGCCCCCGGGCATTCCCCTGCTTCCTCAGAGGACAATATTTCATCCGTAGATCTGGAACAACTGAAGATGCGGGGCGCCCAGGGCAACGCGTCGGCACAGAATCAGCTTGGACAGCTATATGACCAGGGGCGGCGGGGCGTCCCGCAAGATTACGCGATCGCACTGGGCTGGTACGAGAAGGCCGCTGCCCAGGGCAACGGATGGGCGCAGAACCGACTCGGGCAGATGTCCTCTGACGGGCGGGGTATGCCACAGGACTATCAGAAGGCGAGGCAGTGGTGGGAGAAGGCTGCAGGCCAGGGTATTGCACAGGCGCAGTACAACCTTGGGCAACTGTATGCCAACGGGCGGGGTGTCCCGCAAGATTATACGACGGCTCGGAGCTGGTACGAGAAAGCTGCCGGCCAAGGCAACTCGTGGGCGCAAGCTCAGTTGGGGCAGCTGTATGCAAACGGGCTGGGTGTCCCGCAGGACCAGAGGATGGCGCGAGTCTGGTACGAGAAAGCCGCAGCCAAAGGGAATGTATGGGCGCAGGCCCAGCTGATATTGTTCTAG